A region from the Papio anubis isolate 15944 chromosome 6, Panubis1.0, whole genome shotgun sequence genome encodes:
- the MDC1 gene encoding mediator of DNA damage checkpoint protein 1 isoform X8, whose protein sequence is MEDTQAIDWDVEEEEETEQSSESLRCNVEPVGRLHIFSGAHGPEKDFPLHLGKNVVGRMPDCSVALPFPSISKQHAEIEILAWDKAPILRDCGSLNGTQILRPPKVLSPGVSHRLRDQELILFADLLCQYHRLDVSLPFVSRGPLTVEETPRVQGGTQPQRLLLAEDSEEEVDFLSERHVVKKSRTTSSPVAMIVPESDEEGHSPVLGGPGPPFAFNLNSDTDAEAGQQSATEEASSAARRGATIEAEQSEAEVVTEIQLEKDQPSVKERDNDTKVKRGAGNGVVPAGMILERSQPPGEDSDTDVDDDSRPPGRPAEVHLERAQPFGFIDSDTDAEEEGIPATPVVVPMKKRKIFHGVGTRGPGAPGLSHLQESQAGSDTDVEEGKAPQAVPLEKSQASMVINSDTDDEEEVSAALTLARLKESQPAVWNRDAEEDMAHHAVLLQRCQTTTGRDSDTDVEEEELPVENKETVPKAHTKIRALVRAHSEKDQPPFGDSDDSVEADKSSPGIHLERSQASITVGINTQVEEEVPPGSAIVHMKKHQVSMEGTNQTDVKADGGPAKLLVVSLEEAWPPHGDSEIDAEEGTSLAASAVADVRKSQLPAEGDAGAEWTAACLKQERAYEVGAQGGSPVAQVEQDLPTSRENLTDLVVDTDTPGESTQPQREGAQVPTGREREQHVGRTKDSEDNCDDSEDPDLQATQCFLENQGLEVQSMEDEPTQAFMLTPPQELGPSHCSFQTTGLLNCKMPPTEKASRIRAAEKASRGDQESPDACLPPTVPEASAPPQKPLNSQSQKHLAPQPLLSPLSPSIEPTIRKTGQDRSQEAPETPLSSELEPFHPKPKIITRKSSRMTPFPATSAAPEPHPSTSTAQPVTPKPTSQATRSRTNRSSVKTPEPVVPTVPELQPSTSTDQPVASEPTSQATRGRKSRSSVKTPEAVVPTALELHPSNSTDQPVTPKPTSQATRSRTNRFAVKTPKPVVPTVPELQPSTSTDQPVASEPTSQATRGRKNRSSVKTPEAVVPTALELHPSTSTDQPVTPKPTSRTTRSRTNMSSVKTPESTVPIAPELPPSTSTEQPVITEPTYQPTRGRKNRSSVKTPETVVATAPKLQPSTSTDQPITPEPTSQATRGRTNRSSVKSPETVLRIAPELQPSTSTHQPVTAKHTSQATRGRTNMSSVKTPEPVVSTAPELQPSTSTHQPITPEPTSQATRGRTDRTSVKTPKIVVPTVPELQASTSTDQPVTSEPTSRTTRGRKNRSSVKTAETVVPTAPEPRPTTSTDQPVTPKPTSRATRGRTNRSSVKTPELIVPIAPEFHPSTSRSQLVTPEPTSRATRGRKNRSSVKTPEPAVPTAPELHPTTSTDQPVTPKPTSRATRGRTNRSSVKTPELVEPAASDLEPFTPTDQPVTPEAIPQGSQSKTLRSSTVSAMLIPTTPEFQSPVTTDQPISPEPIPQASCIKRQRATGNPGSLTAPIDHKPCSAPLEPKSRPSRNQRWGAVRADESLTAIPEPASPQLLDIPTHASQIQKVEPAGRSRFTPELQPKASQSRKRSLAIMDSPPHQKQPQRGEVSQKTVIIKEEEEDTAEKPGKEEDVMTPKPGKRKRDQAEEEPNRIPNRSLRRTKLNQESTAPKVLFTGVVDAQGERAVLALGGSLAGSAAEASHLVTDRIRRTVKFLCALGRGIPILSLDWLHQSRKAGCFLPPDEYVVTDPEQEKNFGFSLQDALSRARERRLLEGYEIYVTPGVQPPPPQMGEIISCCGGTYLPSMPRSYKPQRVVITCPQDFPRCSVPLRVGLPLLSPEFLLTGVLKQEAKPEAFVLSPLEMSST, encoded by the exons ATGGAGGACACCCAGGCTATTGACTGGGATgttgaagaagaggaggagacagagcaATCCAGTGAATCCTTGAGGTGTAATGTGGAGCCAGTAGGGCGGCTACATATCTTTAGTGGTGCCCATGGACCAGAAAAAG ATTTCCCACTACACCTCGGGAAGAATGTGGTAGGCCGAATGCCTGACTGCTCTGTGGCCCTGCCCTTTCCATCTATCTCCAAACAACATGCAGAGATTGAAATCTTAGCCTGGGACAAGGCACCTATCCTCCGAGACTGTGGGAGCCTTAATGGTACTCAAATCCTGAGACCTCCTAAGGTTTTGAGCCCTGGGGTGAGTCACCGTCTGAGGGACCAGGAATTGATTCTCTTTGCTGACTTGCTCTGCCAGTACCATCGCCTGGATGTCTCTCTGCCCTTTGTCTCCCGGGGCCCTCTGACTGTAGAAGAGACACCCAGGGTACAGGGAGGAACTCAACCCCAGAGGCTTCTGTTAGCTGAGGACTCAGAGGAGGAAGTAG attttctttctgaaaggCATGTGGTAAAAAAATCAAGGACCACATCTTCCCCCGTGGCAATGATAGTTCCAGAGAG TGATGAAGAGGGGCATTCCCCTGTCCTGGGTGGCCCTGGGCCGCCTTTTGCCTTCAATTTGAACAGTGACACAGATGCGGAAGCAGGTCAGCAATCAGCCACAGAGGAGGCCTCCTCAGCTGCCAGAAGAGGTGCCACTATAGAGGCAGAGCAGTCTGAAGCTGAAGTTGTAACTGAAATCCAGCTTGAAAAGGATCAGCCTTCAGTGAAGGAGAGGGACAATGACACAAAAGTCAAGAGGGGTGCAGGGAATGGGGTGGTTCCAGCTGGGATGATTCTGGAGAGGAGCCAACCTCCTGGAGAGGACAGTGACACAGATGTGGATGATGACAGCAGGCCTCCTGGAAGGCCAGCTGAGGTCCATTTGGAAAGGGCTCAGCCTTTTGGCTTCATCGACAGCGACACCGATGCGGAAGAAGAGGGGATTCCAGCAACCCCAGTTGTCGTTCCtatgaagaagaggaagatcTTTCATGGAGTTGGTACAAGGGGTCCTGGAGCACCAGGCCTGTCCCATCTGCAGGAGAGCCAGGCTGGTAGTGATACAGATGTGGAGGAAGGCAAGGCCCCACAGGCTGTCCCTCTGGAGAAAAGCCAAGCTTCCATGGTTATCAACAGCGATACAGATGATGAGGAAGAAGTCTCAGCAGCGCTGACTTTGGCACGTCTGAAAGAGAGCCAGCCTGCTGTATGGAACAGAGATGCAGAAGAGGACATGGCCCACCATGCGGTCCTTCTCCAGCGATGCCAAACCACCACTGGGAGAGACAGTGACACAGATGTGGAGGAGGAAGAACTCCCAgtggaaaataaagaaactgtCCCCAAGGCTCACACAAAGATTAGAGCCCTTGTTAGAGCACATTCAGAAAAGGACCAGCCTCCTTTTGGGGACAGTGATGACAGTGTGGAAGCAGATAAGAGCTCACCTGGGATCCACCTGGAAAGAAGCCAAGCCTCCATCACAGTGGGCATCAACACACAAGTGGAGGAGGAAGTCCCGCCAGGGTCAGCCATTGTACATATGAAGAAGCATCAGGTGTCTATGGAGGGGACAAATCAAACAGATGTGAAAGCAGACGGGGGACCAGCAAAGCTGCTTGTGGTATCTCTAGAGGAAGCCTGGCCTCCACATGGGGACTCTGAAATAGATGCAGAGGAGGGCACCTCCTTAGCAGCCTCAGCAGTTGCAGATGTAAGAAAGAGCCAGCTTCCAGCAGAAGGGGATGCTGGGGCAGAGTGGACTGCAGCTTGTCTTAAGCAGGAGAGAGCTTATGAGGTGGGGGCCCAGGGTGGGTCACCTGTGGCACAAGTGGAGCAGGACCTCCCTACCTCAAGAGAGAACCTCACAGATCTGGTGGTGGACACTGACACTCCAGGGGAATCCACCCAGCCACAGAGAGAGGGAGCCCAGGTCCCcacaggaagggagagagaacaaCATGTGGGTAGGACCAAGGACTCTGAAGACAACTGTGATG ATTCTGAAGATCCGGATCTGCAAGCTACCCAATGCTTTCTGGAGAATCAGGGCCTGGAAG TCCAGAGCATGGAGGATGAACCTACCCAGGCCTTCATGTTGACTCCACCCCAAGAACTTGGCCCTTCCCATTGCAGCTTCCAGACAACAG gCCTCCTGAATTGCAAGATGCCACCCACTGAGAAGGCTTCCAGGATCAGAGCTGCTGAGAAGGCTTCCAGG GGCGATCAGGAATCTCCAGATGCTTGTCTGCCTCCTACAGTGCCTGAAGCCTCAGCCCCACCCCAAAAGCCCCTTAACTCTCAGAGCCAGAAACATCTTGCACCTCAGccccttctttctcccctttcaCCTTCTATCGAGCCAACCATTCGTAAGACCGGGCAGGATAGGAGTCAGGAAGCTCCAGAGACTCCCTTGTCCTCAGAGCTGGAGCCTTTCCACCCAAAGCCTAAAATCATAACTCGGAAGTCCTCCAGGATGACACCCTTTCCAGCTACCTCTGCTGCCCCTGAGCCCCACCCTTCCACCTCCACAGCCCAGCCAGTCACCCCCAAGCCCACATCTCAGGCCACTAGGAGCAGGACAAATAGGTCCTCTGTCAAGACCCCTGAACCAGTTGTCCCCACAGTCCCTGAGCTCCAGCCTTCCACCTCCACAGACCAGCCTGTCGCCTCTGAGCCCACATCTCAGGCTACTAGGGGAAGAAAAAGTAGATCCTCTGTCAAGACCCCTGAAGCAGTTGTGCCCACAGCCCTTGAGCTCCACCCTTCCAACTCCACAGATCAACCTGTCACCCCCAAGCCCACATCTCAGGCCACTAGGAGCAGGACAAATAGGTTCGCTGTCAAGACTCCTAAACCAGTTGTCCCCACAGTCCCTGAGCTCCAGCCTTCCACCTCCACAGACCAGCCTGTCGCCTCTGAGCCCACATCTCAGGCTACtaggggaagaaaaaatagatCCTCTGTCAAGACCCCTGAAGCAGTTGTGCCCACAGCCCTTGAGCTCCACCCTTCCACCTCCACAGACCAACCTGTCACCCCCAAGCCCACATCTCGGACCACTAGGAGCAGGACAAATATGTCCTCTGTCAAGACCCCTGAATCAACTGTCCCTATAGCCCCTGAGCTCCCACCTTCCACCTCCACAGAGCAGCCTGTCATCACTGAGCCCACATATCAGCCTACTAGGGGAAGAAAAAATAGGTCCTCTGTCAAGACCCCTGAAACAGTTGTGGCCACAGCCCCTAAGCTCCAGCCTTCCACCTCCACAGACCAGCCTATCACTCCTGAGCCCACATCTCAGGCCACCAGGGGTAGGACAAATAGGTCCTCTGTCAAGAGCCCTGAAACAGTTCTCCGCATAGCCCCTGAGCTCCAGCCTTCCACCTCCACACACCAGCCAGTCACTGCCAAGCACACATCTCAGGCCACCAGGGGCAGGACAAATATGTCCTCCGTCAAGACCCCTGAACCAGTTGTCTCCACAgcccctgaactccagccttcCACCTCCACACACCAGCCTATTACCCCCGAGCCTACATCTCAGGCTACTAGGGGAAGAACAGATAGAACCTCTGTCAAGACTCCTAAAATAGTTGTGCCCACAGTCCCTGAGCTCCAGGCTTCCACCTCCACAGACCAGCCTGTCACCTCTGAGCCCACATCTCGGACCACTAGGGGAAGAAAAAATAGGTCTTCTGTCAAGACCGCTGAAACAGTTGTGCCCACAGCACCTGAGCCCCGTCCTACCACCTCCACAGACCAGCCTGTCACCCCCAAGCCCACATCTCGGGCCACTAGGGGCAGGACAAATAGGTCATCTGTCAAGACCCCTGAATTAATTGTCCCTATAGCCCCTGAGTTTCACCCTTCCACCTCCAGAAGCCAGCTTGTCACCCCTGAGCCCACATCTCGGGCCACTAGGGGCAGGAAAAATAGGTCCTCTGTCAAGACCCCTGAACCAGCTGTCCCCACAGCCCCTGAGCTCCATCCTACCACCTCCACAGACCAGCCTGTCACCCCCAAGCCCACATCTAGGGCCACTAGGGGAAGGACAAATAGGTCCTCTGTCAAGACTCCTGAACTAGTTGAACCAGCAGCCTCTGATCTTGAGCCTTTTACCCCCACAGACCAGCCTGTCACCCCTGAGGCCATACCTCAGGGTAGTCAGAGCAAAACACTGAGGTCTTCCACAGTAAGTGCTATGCTAATTCCTACTACCCCTGAATTCCAATCTCCTGTCACCACAGACCAGCCTATTTCCCCTGAGCCTATTCCTCAAGCCAGTTGCATCAAGAGGCAGAGAGCCACTGGGAATCCTGGCTCCCTCACAGCTCCCATTGACCATAAGCCTTGCTCTGCACCCCTGGAACCTAAATCCCGGCCCTCAAGGAACCAAAGATGGGGAGCAGTGAGAGCAGATGAATCCCTTACAGCCATTCCTGAGCCTGCCTCTCCCCAGCTTCTTGATATACCAACTCATGCCTCCCAGATCCAAAAAGTGGAACCAGCAGGTAGATCTAGGTTCACCCCAGAGCTCCAGCCTAAGGCCTCTCAAAGCCGCAAGAGGTCTTTAGCTATCATGGATTCACCACCACATCAAAAACAGCCCCAAAGAGGGGAAGTCTCCCAGAAGACAGTGATTatcaaggaagaggaagaagatacTGCAGAGAAGCCAGGGAAGGAAGAG GATGTCATGACTCCaaaaccaggcaagagaaagagagaccaggCAGAGGAGGAGCCCAACAGAATACCGAACCGCAGCCTCCGACGGACCAAACTTAACCAAGAATCAACAGCCCCCAAA GTGCTCTTCACAGGAGTGGTGGATGCTCAGGGAGAGCGGGCCGTGCTGGCACTGGGGGGAAGTCTGGCTGGTTCAGCGGCAGAGGCTTCCCACCTGGTCACTGATCGCATCCGCCGGACAGTCAAGTTCCTGTGTGCCCTGGGGCGGGGAATCCCCATTCTCTCCCTGGACTGGCTGCATCAG TCCCGCAAGGCCGGTTGCTTCTTACCCCCGGATGAATATGTGGTGACCGACCCTGAGCAAGAGAAGAACTTTGGCTTTAGCCTTCAAGACGCACTGAGTCGGGCTCGGGAGCGAAGGCTGCTGGAG gGCTATGAGATCTATGTGACCCCTGGAGTCCAGCCACCACCACCTCAGATGGGAGAGATCATTAGCTGCTGTGGAGGCACATACCTACCCAGCATGCCTCGGTCCTATAAG CCTCAGAGAGTTGTGATCACATGCCCTCAGGACTTCCCTCGTTGCTCTGTTCCACTGCGTGTTGGGCTGCCCCTCCTCTCACCTGAGTTCCTGCTGACTGGAGTGCTGAAGCAGGAAGCCAAGCCAGAGGCCTTTGTCCTTTCCCCTTTGGAGATGTCATCTACCTGA